The sequence ATCGGGCTTCCCTTGCGGCATGCCGACGTGGCAAACTGTCGGTTCCACGACGGAAGCCAGTGCTCGCATGCCCGATGGACCGCCCTCGCCGCGGGACGCCCGCAACGGCGCCGCCGCATCGCACGCCGAAGCCGAGCGCGCCCGCCTCGCGGCCCTGGTGATGTCGTCGCCGGACGCGATCGTGTGCTACGACGCCGCCGACGGGTCGATCACCACCTGGAATCCCGGGGCCGAGCGTCTCTTCGGCTACAACGAGAGCGAGGCGATCGGTCGGGACTATCGGCTGCTGCTTCCCGACGGCGGAGAGGCCATCTACGACCGCGTGCTCGCCGGCGAATCGATGACCGTCGAGACGGTCCGCCGATGCAAGGACGGCAGCCTCGTCGACGTCTCCCTCACCGCGGCGCCGGTGCGCACGCCCGACGGGCGCACGATCGGCGTCTCCGGCATCTTCCGCGACATCTCCGCCCGCAAGCGCGCGGAGGCGGCGCTCGCCGAGAGCGAGGCGCGGCTCTCGTTCGTGCTGGCGAGCTCGCCGGACAACATCTTCATCCAGGACGCGGCCCTGCGCTACGTGTGGGTCTCGAAGGGCTTCAGCCCCTTGCGCGTCGAGGACTACATCGGCCGCACCGATTTCGACATCGCGGAGCGCTCCGGGGAAGCCGAGCGGCTCGTGACGATCAAGCGCCGCGTCATGGCGGAGGGACGCGGCGAGACGGCGGAGGTGGCCGTCACGCTCGGCGGCGTCGGGCGCGTCGTCGAGGCGACCTACCAGCCCTGGCGAGACGCCACGGGCGTGATCATCGGGGTCATCGGCTACGTGCGGGACTTCACCGAGCGACGCCGGGCGAAGCGCGCGCTGGCGGAGAGCGAGGCCCGCCTGCGCGCGATCCTCGAGCAGATGCCCGTCGGCGTCGCCGTGGTGAGCGCCCCCTCCGGCGCGCCGCTGTTCCACAACTCCCACGCCGTCGCCATCCTCGGCCACGACCTCATTCCGGCCGAGGACTACACGGGCTACGCGGCCTACGGCGCCGTGCGCGCGGACGGCGAGCCCTATCGCCCCGAGGACTACCCGATCGCCCGCGCGCTGCTCCACGGCGAGATCGTCGACCGCGAGCCCCTCCTGTACCGCCGCCCGGACGGGCAGGTCGTCGATCTCGAGGTGAGCGCCGCGCCGATCCGCGACGGCGACGGAACGATCGTCGTCGCCGTCTCCACCTTCGCGGACGTCTCGACCCGCAAGACGGCGGACCGCCAGCGCGAGCTCCTCGTCCACGAGCTCAGCCACCGGGTGAAGAACACGCTCGCGACCGTGCTCTCGATCGCCGGGCAGAGCCTGCGGGGGGCGACGGACCTGGACACGGCGCGCACGAGCTTCACCACCCGGCTCTCCGCCCTCGCGCGCGCCCACGACATCCTCACCCGCGAGAGCTGGGAGGGCGCGAGCCTGCGCGAGGTGATCGAGACCGCCGTCGCGGCCCATGCCGGCGGCGCGCGCATGGAGATCGTCGGCGCGGACCTGCGTGTCGGCCCCAAGGCCGCCGTCTCGCTCTCCATGGCGCTCAACGAGCTCGCGACCAACGCCGTGAAATACGGCGCGCTCTGCCGCGAGGGTGGGCGCGTGCGCATCGGCTGGCGTGTGGCGGACGGCCGCGAGCCGCGCCTCGTCCTGTCCTGGCGCGAGGAAGGCGGCCCGCCGGTGACGCCGCCGACCCGCCGCGGCTTCGGCACGCGGCTGATCGCCGGCGGCCTGTCGCACGACCTGCAGGCCGAGGTGCGGCTCGACTTCGCGCCGGCCGGCCTCGCCTGCGACATCGAGGCTCCCCTCGCCATTCTCCAGCGGGCGGCGGCCCCGGCGCGCTAGTACCGCGGCGCGAGCGAGACCGCGTTGCCGCCATGGCGCTCGAGCCGGCCCTCCAGCTCGAGCTCGGTGAGCACGCGGTTCACCGCGCCGATGGGAAGGCTCGCCTGGCGCGCCAGGTCGTCGACGGCGACCGGTGCGGGGCCGAGCAGCGCGACGAGGCGCTCGTGCGGGTCGACCGCGCCGTCGGCGACGTTCGCATCGGGCGCGGCCTCGGCGTCGGCGAGGGCGACCGGCGCCGTCGGCGCCGGCGGAAGCGGCACGCCGAAATCGAGCCAGTCGAGCTCGTCCCACAGGGTCTCGGCCACGATCTCGCCTGAGGCGTCCTGCGCCTCGAGGGACGCGATCCAGTTCCGGTCGACGAGCGGCATCAGGGCCGAGACGACGTGCTCGGAGGCGGCGCACAGCGTCGCGCCGTCGCGGATGAGGCCGTTCGTGCCCTCCGCCCGCGGATCGAGCGGCGAGCCCGGCACGGCGAAGACGATGCGGCCCTGCTCGTTGGCGAAGCGCGCCGTGATCAGCGAGCCCGAGCGTCGCGCCGCCTCGACGACGACGACGCCGAGCGACAGGCCCGAGACGATTCGGTTGCGGCGGGGAAAGTCCCGCGCCTTCGGCTCCCACGCGAAGGGCATCTCCGAGAGGACGGCGCCGCCCTCGTCGAGGATGCGCAGGAGGAGCCCCTCGTTCTCCGGCGGGTAGAGCCGGCCCAGCCCGCCGGCGAGAACGGCCACCGTCGATGCCGGCGCGACCCGGTGCGCGGCGGTGTCGACGCCGCGCGCCAGGCCCGAGACGACGCCGAAGCCGGCCGCGGCGAGGTCGCGGGCGAGCCGCCCGGCGAAGGTGAGCCCGGCGGCGGAGGCGTTGCGCGAGCCGACGATCCCGACGCAGGGCGCGGCGAGCGCGGCCGGATCGCCGCGCACGCAGATCACCGGCGGGGCGGTGTCGATGGCCTTGAGGGCCTTGGGATAGGCCGGATCGCCGGAGGCGAGGTAGCGGGCGCCGACGGCGCGGGCGGCGGCCATCTCGCGCTCGACCTCGGCGCGGCTCGCGATGCGCAGGGCGGAGCGGCCGGACTTGCGGGCGAGATCCGGCAACGCCTCCAGCGCCGCGCCGGCCCCGCCGAACTGATTGACGAGCGCGCGGAAGGTCCGCGGGCCCACCTTCTCGCTGCGGATCAGGCGCAGCCAATCGAGCAGCTGGTCGTCGCTGAAGGAGCCCGTCATTTCCCCCCGATCCTGCTTTCGGTGCCTGCGAGCAACCGCCTCAGGTTCTCGCGATGCTTCCACCAAAGCAGGATTGTGAGCAGAATTGCAAGTTCCGCCATCTGCCCCTCGCCGAGGAGCCACAAGGCGAGCGGAGCCGTCAGGCTCCCGACCAAGGCCGAGAGCGACGAGTAGCGCGTCGTGAAGGCGACGAGGAGCCAGGCGGCGCAGAAGATCAGCGCGACCCGCCAGTCGAGGCCTATCAGCACGCCGATATAGGTCGCGACGCCCTTGCCGCCCTTGAAGCCGAGCCAGGCCGGGTAGCAATGGCCGAGAAACGCCCCGAAGGCCGCGATCACCGCCGTCTGCGGGCCCCATTGCCAGGCGATCAGCACGGCGGCGGTGCCCTTGAGCGCGTCGAGGACGAGCGTCGCCGCCGCGAGGTCCTTGCGGCCGGTGCGCAGCACGTTCGTCGTGCCGATGTTGCCCGACCCGATCCTGCGCACGTCGCCGAGCCCCGCCGCCTTGGTGATCAGCAGGCCGAAGGGAATCGAGCCGAGGAGATAGCCCCCGACGAGGGCGGCGAGGTAGTAGGGCCAGGCGAGGCCCCAGTTCATGGATTCGACGATCATGTGAGCACGTCCGCTGAGGCAGGATGTCCACGGGTGGGACGCCCACGAGCGACGCGTCGTGTCTCCTTCCCTGTAGGGGAAGGTGGCGCGCCGCCGCAGGCGGCGTGACGGATGGGGCGCGGCGCGAAGCGACGCGTTCCGCGAAGCGGAAGTCCGGCAGCGTCGAGCTCGACCGTCGTGTTTCGGCTTCGCCGAACGCGCGTGCCGCGCGCCCCATCCGTCTCGGCTTCGCCGAGCCACCTTCCCCTACAGGGAAGGAAAGGGTTGGGCGCCCGCCGAGCACTCTCGACACCCATCCTCCCAGCCGGTCCGCGCTGCGCGCGGCCCACCTCGCCTTCGGGGAGATATCGACGAGCGCGCTTCGTCACGCCGAATACGCCACGCGCCCCGCGACCAGCGTCAGGTGCACGCGGCCCTCCATGCGGGCCTCGTCGAACGGCGAGTTCTTCGAGCGGGACTTGAGATCGCGCTTGTCCAGCACCCAGGGCTCGTCCGGGTCGAACAGGACGAGGTCCGCCGGCGCGCCGCGGGAGAGGCGGCCCTGCTCGAGCCCGAGGATCTCGGCCGGGCGCGACGTCATCGCCGCGACGAGCGCCGGCAGCGAGATCCGGTCGGCGTGGACGAGGCGCAGCGCCGCCGAGAGCAGCGTCTCGACGCCCAGCGCCCCGTTCGCCGCCTCGGCGAAGGGCAGGCGCTTGGTCTCGACGTCCTGCGGATCGTGGTCGGAGACGATCACGTCGACGACGCCCTCGACCAGCGCCTCGATCATCGCCTGGCGGTCGTCCTCCGAGCGGAGCGGCGGGGAGAGCTTGAAGAAGGTGCGGTAGCCGCCGATGTCGTTCTCGTTGAAGGTCAACGCGTTGATCGAGACGCCGCAGGTGAGGCCGACGCCGCCCTCCTTGGCGCGGCGCGCGATCTCGACCGAGTCGGGGCACGAGATCAGGGGCGCGTGCAGGCGCGATCCGGCGAGGCGGGCGAGGCGCACGTCGCGCTCCAGCACGATGGTCTCGGCTTCCTTGGGGATGCCGAGGAGCCCCAGGCGGGCGGAGAACTCGCCCTCGTTCATCACGCCGTCGCCGACGAGATCCGGATCCTCGCAATGATTCATCACGAGCGCGCCGACGTCGCGGGCGTAGAGCAGCGCCCGGCGCATGACGCGGGCGTTGGTGACGCAGCGCGCCCCGTCGGTGAAGGCGACGGCGCCGGCTTCGCCGAGGAGGCCGAACTCGGTCATCTCCCGGCCCTCGCGGCCCTTGGTGAGGGCGGCGGCGGGGAGCACGCGCACGACCGCCGTGTCGCGGGCGCGGCGCAGCATGTAGTCGACGATCGCCGGCTCGTCGACGGCGGGGTCGGTGTCGGGCATGGTGACGAAGGTGGTCACGCCGCCCGCGGCCGCCGCCTCGCTGGCGGAGGCCAGCGTCTCGCGATGCTCGGCGCCGGGCTCGCCGACGAAGACGCGCATGTCGATCAGCCCCGGCGCGAGCACCCGCCCGTCGCAGGCGACGACGCGCGCGCCCTCGGGCGCCGCCGGCGCCTCGCCCCAGACGACGTCGGCGATGCGGCCGTTCTCGACGAGGACGGAGCCGCGGCCCTCCCGCAGGCGCTCGGGGTCGACGAGATGGGCGTCGGCGAGGACGAGGGTGGTCATCGGGCCTCCGGGATCTCGTCGATCGCGCGGAACACCCGCTTGCCGTGGGCCTCGGCCGTCGCCACCATGTCGTCGGCGCCCGCCGACGGCCCGCCGATGCGCAGGACGCCGTCGCATTTCTCGACGAGCCGGCGCGCGATCGGATGGAAGATCTCGTCGAAGATCGGATCGCCGATCTCCTCGGAGCCGGCGTGCTCGATCAGCGGCAGCGCGTACCATTCGCCGAGCACCGGGAGGTGGCCGGCGCGGAACAGGGCGAGCGCCGTATCCATCATGGCGTCGACGTTGGCCTGGATCTTCGCGGGGTCGTCGCCGGTGCCGGAGCGGTAGGGCCCGGCGACGAGGATCATCAATGCGGCCATGGTCTCACCCGTTCGGCAGGTGCGAGGCGAGGGCCTCGAGCACCGCCATGCGCACGGCGACGCCCATCTCCACCTGCTCCTTGATCAGCGATTGCGCGCCGTCGGCGACGTCGGAGGCGATCTCGACGCCGCGGTTCATCGGGCCGGGATGCATCACGAGCGCGTCCGGCGCGGCGCAGGCGAGCTTCTCGGCGTCGAGCCCGTAATAGCGGAAGTACTCCTTCACCGAGGGCACGAAGGAGCCGTTCATGCGCTCGCGCTGGAGGCGCAGCATCATGACGATGTCGGCGCCCGCGAGCCCCGCGCGCATGTCGGTGTAGCAGGGGAAGCCCAGCCCCTCGATGCCCGCCGGCAGCAGCGTCGAGGGCGCGACGAGGCGCACCTTGGCGCCGAGCGCCGCGAGCAGGATCATGTTCGAGCGCGCCACCCGCGAATGCAGGATGTCGCCGCAGATCGCCACCGTCAGGCCCTGGATCCGTCCCTTGTTGCGCCGGATGGTCAAGGCGTCGAGGAGCGCCTGGGTCGGGTGCTCGTGCGCGCCGTCGCCGGCGTTCACCACGGAGCAGTCGACCTTGCGCGCCAGGAGATGCACTGCGCCCGCCGCATGGTGGCGCACGACGATGATGTCGGGGTGCATCGCGTTCAGCGTCGCCGCCGTGTCGATCAGCGTCTCGCCCTTCTTCACCGAGGAGGAGGCGACCGACATGTTCATCACGTCGGCGCCCAGCCGCTTGCCGGCGAGCTCGAAGGAGGCCTGCGTGCGGGTCGAGGGCTCGAAGAACAGGTTGATCTGCGTGCGCCCGCGCAGGGTGGCCTTCTTCTTCTCCACCTGCCGCGACACGTCCACCGCCTCGTCGGCGAGATCGAGGAGCGCCTCGATGTCGAGCGGCGAGAGCCCCTCGATGCCGAGGAGATGGCGGTGGGGGAAGCGAGGGCGCGGGTCGGACATGGACAGGAGCGTATAGACGCTCCGCGGCCGGGGGCAAGCGGCGCGTGGGCGCCCGGCGGCGCCCGCCATGCTCCCCGCGCAAGCGTGGCATTCGCGGGAACGACGACGATCGTCATGCACTTGTCAAGATCGGTGGGCAGGAGTCACCATCATCGGGCCGAGAGGCGTCTCGGCGGGAGCGACGGGTGTCGACGACATGAAGCTTCTGACGCGCACACAGGCTCGGCTCACCGGCCTCCTCAGCGGCGGGGACACGCGCTCCGACGCCCAGAAGATCGTCGACGCGCTCATCGCCGAGCGCGGCCAGAAGATCATGGACGCCTGGTGGTGGCCCGCGGCCAAGCCCCTGGTGGAAGGGGGCCTGCGCTACCCGGAGGCGGTGCGCATGGCCGAGACCATCGCGCCGCTCCAGGCGCACGCGGTATTCGACCACGTCTCGGATCGCCTGGGGCTCGACGTCGTCACCCGCAACCTCGAGCGCCTGCCGGCCTCGGGCAAGGTCGTCATCGTCTCGAATCACCCCACGGGCATTGCCGACGGCATCGCCCTGTGGAACGCCGTGAAGAGCCGCCGCCGCGACCTCGCGATCTTCGCCAACCGCGACGCGATCCGCCTCAACCCGCGGCTCGCCGACATCATCGTGCCGGTCGAGTGGCGCTCCGCCTTCAAGACCCGCGAGAAGACCCGCGAGACGATCCGGCTCTCCACCCGCGCCTTCGAGGAGGAGCGCGCGGTGGTGCTCTTCCCCTCCGGCCGCCTCGCCTACTGGAACGACGACGAGCAGCGCCTGTGCGAGCGGCCGTGGATGTCCTCGGCGCTGGCGCTGGCGCGCCGCTACGAGGCGCCGATCGTGCCGATCCACATGGGCGCTCGCAATTCCGGCCTGTTCCACTTCCTCGCCCGGGTGTCGACCGAACTGCGCGACATGACCGTGTTCTACGAGCTGCTGAACAAGACCGGCCAGCGCTTCACGGTCCATTTCGGCAAGCCGATCGCCCCGGAAGCGCTCGAAGGCGACCTCCAGGCGCTCACCGAGCGCATGCGCACCCACTGCTTCGAGACGCTCGCGCAGGATCCGGACGCCGCGTTCGAGGGGTGAGGGACCGGCGGGGGGCGACCCGCACGGAACCTTCAACGCACCGCTTCGGTTGCCGGCCCGGACCTATCTGGGGGAACCGTGCTCGACCTGTCGTCCGTCTCGCTCGTCTGGATCATCGTGGGCTTTCTCGCCTGCGCGGCGGTGATCGCCGTCGCGGGGACGATGCTGGCCGGGCGGGCGGACGTGCTCGCCGACCGGATCGGCTGGGGCGAGGCGCTGGTCGGCGCCGTGCTGCTCGGCGGCTCGACCTCGCTGCCGGGCATCCTCACCTCCGTCGTCACCGCCTATCAGGGCTTCCCGAGCCTCTCCATCGCCAACGCGATCGGCGGCATCGCGGTGCAGACGGCCTTTCTCGCCATCGCCGACCTGTTCTACCGCAAGGCCAATCTCGAGCATGCGGCGGCCTCCGCCGCGAACCTGTCGCAGGGCTCGCTGCTGGTGGCGCTGCTCGCCGTGCCGCTCGCCGCGACGGCGGGGCCTGACTGGTCGATTCTCGGCGTCCACCCGGCGACCCTCGTCATCCTCGGCGGCTACGCCTACGGCATCCGGCTCGTGAAGCTCGCCAAGGAAGAGCCGATGTGGTTCCCGCGCATGACGCGGGAGACGCAGGACGAGCAGAAGGAGGCCGAGGAGACCAACGAGGGCGAGGACGGGCAGACCCCGCTCGCGCGGCTGTGGACCGAGTTCGCGCTCCTCGTGCTGGCGGTGGGCGTCGCGGGCCTCGGCATCAGCCAGACGGGCATCGCCATCGCGGAGCGCACCGGCATCGCCGAGACGGCGGTGGGCGGCCTGATGACCGCGGTCGCGACCTCCCTGCCGGAGCTCGTCACCTCCGTCGCCGCGGTGCGACGCGGGGCGCTGACGCTGGCGGTCAGCGGCATCATCGGCGGCAACGCCTTCGACACGATCTTTCTCGCCTTCGCCGACATCGCCTATCGCGACGGCTCCCTCTACCACGAGATCGCCGACGCCAACCGCTTCGTGATCTCGGCGACCATCGTGATGATCGGGGTGCTGCTGATGGGCCTCGTGCGGCGCGAGAAGCAGGGTCCGGGCGGGATCGGCTTCGAATCGGCGACGATCCTCGTGCTCTACGCGCTCTCGGTGGTGGTGATGGCGCGGGCTTGAGCGTGGAACGTCAGCCGGGGTGCGCGGCTTGGCTCCGAAACGGACAGCGAAGGACACCCACCATGCCCGACGACAAGCGCCCGATCCCCCCGCAGGACCTCGACGAGAGCCGCCTCGACGCGGCCCGCCGACGCCGCGAGGCGGAAGGCGAGACGAGCCTCGGCGACGAGGCGATCGAGCACGCCCAGTCGATCCCCGATCACCACGAGCCCGGCGGCGATCAGGCGAAGCTCAATTCCAGCGGGATGTCGGAAGACACGGGCGACATCGCCCGGAAGGGATCCGAGCGCGCCGATTCCGCCGCCCAGGGCGGAAAGCCCCTGCCCCCCGGCGGCCGTCGGCGCGACTGAGGGTCGAGCGGCGCTCAGAGGCCGCGCTCCGCCAGCCAGGCGGACACGATCCGCCGCTCCTCCGGCGTCATCTGCGTGATGTTGTTCGGCGGCATGGCGTCCGTGAGAACGGATTGCGCGCGGATCGCGCTCGCGTGCCGAAGGATGTCGTCTGGGCTCTCGAAGCGCACGCCCTTCGGCGCCGAGGCGATGCCGGCCCAGGCGGGTTCGGTCGCGTGGCACATGGCGCAGCGGCCCTGGATGACGACCATCGCCTCCTGGAAGGCCGCCGTCTGCGCCTCCGGACGGTCGATGCCAGCCTCCCAGTCCACCGTGTCGAAGGTCGGGCGCCCCGTGACCGAGAGGAAGGCCGCGAGCGCGATCGCCGCCGCCGCCCCGCCCCAGGTCCACCAGACGTATCCCTTGCCGGCGTGCATCGTGTTGAAGAAGTGCCGCACCAGCGCGCCCGACACGATCACCAGCGCGACGATCGCCGGCGCGTAGGCGCTCGACCAGGCGAGCGGATAGTGCGTGCCGAGCATCAGGAAGAGCACCGGCAGGGTGAGATAGTTGTTGTGCAGCGAGCGCTGCTTGGCCTGCCGGCCGAGCTTCGGATCGGGCTCGCGCCCCGCCATCAGGTCGGCGACGACGATCTTCTGGTTGGGAATGATGACGAAGAAGACGGAGGCCGACATCCAGGTCGCGATCATCGCCCCCGTGTGCAGGAAGGCGGCGCGGTCGGAGAAGACCTGCAGGAAGGTGACGTTCATCGCGATGATGAAGCCGAACAGCACCGCGCCGAGCGCGACGTCGTTCCGGCCGAGCCGCGACTTGCACAGCCCGTCGTAGACGAGCCAGGACAGGCCGAGCGCCGCGATGCCGATCAGCCCGGCCTGCCAGCCGGTCAGGGCGAGCTTCGCCGGATCGACGGTATAGAGCTCGGCCTGGACGTAGTAGATCCACACGATCAGGAAGAAGCCGGTCAGCCAGGTGGCATAGCTCTCCCATTTGAACCAGGTGAGCTCCCGGGGCAGCTCGGGAGGCGCGACCAGATATTTCTGCATGCGGTAGAAGCCGCCGCCATGCACCTGCCAGGTCTCGCCCCCCACCCCCTTGGGCAGGCCCTCGCGCTTCCTGAGCGAGAGGTCGAGGGCGATGAAGTAGAACGACGAGCCGATCCAGGCGATCGCCGCGATGACGTGGATCCAGCGGCCGAGCTGGCTCGCCCATTCGGTGGTGACGGCGTCGATCATGTGCGGTGCTGCGCTGCGAAACGAATGGCGCGAGCGTAGAGCGGCCCGCGGCGCGTGGGAAGGGGGCGTTTGCGCGCGTCCTTCGGCGACCGCTCCCCCTTGACGCCCCCCGCGCCCGCGTCGGACATCTTCTCTCACGCGCCCCATCGACCCGAGGAGCCACGATGCCCCGCCTCTCGACGCACGTCCTCGACACCGCCCATGGCGGCCCCGCCGCGGGCGTCGCGCTGACCCTCGACCGGATCGAGCCCGACGGCTCGCGTACGCGCCTCGTCGAGACGACGACCAATTCCGACGGGCGCACCGACGCGCCGCTCCTCCAGGGCGAGGCCTACCGGGTCGGGACCTACGAGCTCGCCTTCCACGTCGGGGACTACTTCCGGACGAAGGGCGCGACGCTCGCCGAGCCCGCCTTCCTCGACGTCGTGCCGATCCGCTTCTCGATCGCCGAGCCCGACGGCCACTACCACGTGCCGCTGCTCGCGAGCCCGTGGAGCTACTCGACCTATCGCGGGAGCTGACCGTCATGCCCGTCTTCGACCCCGGCGCCGCCGCCTATCCCCGCGACATGGTGGGCTACGGCCGCACCCCGCCGCACGCCGCCTGGCCCGGCGGGGCGCGCGTCGCCGTCCAGTTCGTGATCAATTACGAGGAGGGCGGCGAGAACAACGTCCTGCACGGGGACCCCGCCTCCGAGGCCTTCCTCTCCGAGATCGTCGGCGCCCAGCCCTGGCCGGGGCAGCGGCACATGAACATGGAGTCGATCTACGAATACGGCTCGCGCGCGGGCTTCTGGCGGCTGTGGCGGCTCTTCACCGAGCGGGGCGTCCCCGTCACCGTCTACGGCGTGGCGAGCGCCATGGCGCGCCATCCGGACGCCGTCGCGGCCATGAACGAGGCGGGCTGGGAGATCGCCTCCCACGGGCTGAAATGGATCGACTACCGCGACGCGCCCGAGCACGTGGAGCGCCACCATATCGCCGAGGCCGTGCGCGTCCATGCCGAGGTGGCGGGGGCGCGCCCGCTCGGCATGTACCAGGGCCGCACCTCGGAAAACACGCTGCGGCTGACCATGGAGGAAGGCGGTTTCCTCTATTCCGCAGACAGCTACGCCGACGACCTGCCCTATTGGGTGAGCGACGGCCAGGGCCGGCCCTTCCTGATCGTGCCCTACACGCTCGACGCCAACGACATGCGCTTCGCCACCCCGCAGGGGTTCAATGCCGGCGACCAGTTCTTCAGTTACCTCAAGGACACGTTCGACCTGCTTCACGCGGAGGGCGAGAGCGCGCCGAAGATGATGTCGGTGGGCCTGCATTGCCGGCTCGTCGGCCGCCCGGGCCGCGCGGCGGCGCTGGCGCGCTTCCTCGACTACGCGACCTCGAAGGGCGGGGTCTGGTGCGCGACGCGCCTCGACATCGCCCGGCACTGGGCGCGCCATCACCTGCCGGCGGGAACGACGCCCGAGCGGATGTCGAAGCCGCTCTTCGTGGCGGCCTACGGCGACGTGTTCGAGCATTCGCCCTGGATCGCGGAGGCGGCCTGGGAGGCCGGCCTCGGCCCGGAGACGGCCGATGCGGCCGGCCTGCACGCCGCGATGATGCGCGTCCTCGACGCGGCGCCGGAGGCCCGCAAGCGCGCGCTCATCGACGCGCATCCGGATCTCGCCGGGCGCCTCGCGGTGGCCGAGATGGCGCCCGACAGCCAGGCCGAGCAGGCCTCCGCCGGGCTCACGCAGCTGACGGAGGCCGAGCGCGACCGCTTCCTTTCCCTCAACGACGCCTACAAGGCGCGCTTCGGCCATCCCTTCATCATGGCCGTGCGCGGCCGCTCCAAGGGCGAGATCCTGAGCGCCTTCGAGGCGCGGCTCGAGAACGAGCCGCGGGCGGAGTTCGAGACGGCGATGGCCGAGATCGGGACGATCGCGCGCCTGCGCCTCGAGCAGCGCATGGGCGGCTGAGGGGCGCGGCATCTCAGCCGACCATCGGCAGCCCTGTGCGTGAGGCGGATGCGTCGTCTCTCCATCCCTGTAGGGGAAGGTGGCGCCGCGCGTAGCGCGGTGACGGATGGGGCGCGCCGAAGGTGCGTTCCGCGAAGCGGAAATCCCCGGCAGCGTCCGGATCGACCGTCCATTTCGGCTTCGCCGAACGCGCGTGCCCC comes from Salinarimonas sp. and encodes:
- a CDS encoding urate hydroxylase PuuD translates to MIDAVTTEWASQLGRWIHVIAAIAWIGSSFYFIALDLSLRKREGLPKGVGGETWQVHGGGFYRMQKYLVAPPELPRELTWFKWESYATWLTGFFLIVWIYYVQAELYTVDPAKLALTGWQAGLIGIAALGLSWLVYDGLCKSRLGRNDVALGAVLFGFIIAMNVTFLQVFSDRAAFLHTGAMIATWMSASVFFVIIPNQKIVVADLMAGREPDPKLGRQAKQRSLHNNYLTLPVLFLMLGTHYPLAWSSAYAPAIVALVIVSGALVRHFFNTMHAGKGYVWWTWGGAAAAIALAAFLSVTGRPTFDTVDWEAGIDRPEAQTAAFQEAMVVIQGRCAMCHATEPAWAGIASAPKGVRFESPDDILRHASAIRAQSVLTDAMPPNNITQMTPEERRIVSAWLAERGL
- the uraH gene encoding hydroxyisourate hydrolase; protein product: MPRLSTHVLDTAHGGPAAGVALTLDRIEPDGSRTRLVETTTNSDGRTDAPLLQGEAYRVGTYELAFHVGDYFRTKGATLAEPAFLDVVPIRFSIAEPDGHYHVPLLASPWSYSTYRGS
- the puuE gene encoding allantoinase PuuE; its protein translation is MPVFDPGAAAYPRDMVGYGRTPPHAAWPGGARVAVQFVINYEEGGENNVLHGDPASEAFLSEIVGAQPWPGQRHMNMESIYEYGSRAGFWRLWRLFTERGVPVTVYGVASAMARHPDAVAAMNEAGWEIASHGLKWIDYRDAPEHVERHHIAEAVRVHAEVAGARPLGMYQGRTSENTLRLTMEEGGFLYSADSYADDLPYWVSDGQGRPFLIVPYTLDANDMRFATPQGFNAGDQFFSYLKDTFDLLHAEGESAPKMMSVGLHCRLVGRPGRAAALARFLDYATSKGGVWCATRLDIARHWARHHLPAGTTPERMSKPLFVAAYGDVFEHSPWIAEAAWEAGLGPETADAAGLHAAMMRVLDAAPEARKRALIDAHPDLAGRLAVAEMAPDSQAEQASAGLTQLTEAERDRFLSLNDAYKARFGHPFIMAVRGRSKGEILSAFEARLENEPRAEFETAMAEIGTIARLRLEQRMGG